Proteins encoded by one window of Tunturibacter psychrotolerans:
- the cbiT gene encoding precorrin-6Y C5,15-methyltransferase (decarboxylating) subunit CbiT, with protein MPIVPGLSDEFYFTDGQMTKREVRAVTLASLAPVPGQLLWDIGAGSGTIGIEWMRSHSSCSCIAFERNGDRIARILANAKRLGVPGLEVIAGSVPETLDGLISPDAIFIGGGISKDGLFQACWNRLTKGGRLVANAVTIESEAALATWQKTYGGELVRILVAHAEPVGGALGWRQLMPITQWAVVKS; from the coding sequence TTGCCGATTGTTCCGGGGCTTTCCGACGAGTTCTATTTCACAGACGGCCAAATGACAAAGCGCGAAGTTCGTGCTGTTACGCTTGCCAGTCTTGCCCCAGTACCTGGTCAACTACTGTGGGATATCGGCGCCGGCTCGGGAACGATAGGAATTGAATGGATGCGCTCTCACTCTTCCTGTTCCTGTATTGCCTTTGAAAGGAACGGCGATAGAATCGCCCGAATTTTGGCGAATGCGAAACGACTTGGTGTGCCAGGGCTGGAGGTCATTGCAGGAAGCGTTCCGGAAACTCTCGATGGTTTGATTTCACCAGATGCAATCTTCATCGGTGGAGGTATCAGCAAGGATGGCCTATTTCAAGCCTGCTGGAATAGACTTACCAAGGGCGGAAGGCTTGTTGCCAATGCGGTGACGATTGAGAGCGAGGCGGCTTTAGCAACGTGGCAGAAAACGTATGGGGGAGAGCTTGTGCGAATTCTCGTTGCCCACGCTGAGCCGGTTGGCGGTGCGTTAGGTTGGCGGCAGCTAATGCCGATTACCCAATGGGCGGTGGTGAAGTCATGA
- a CDS encoding cobalamin biosynthesis protein, with the protein MSCSIGIGCSSRAVASDVIELIQRCVSEIAPDSVVATLDRCSSIAEAVAAVLGLRLVLFPASVLSHVRGIQSHSLLAASTVGTANVAEAAALASLGPAARLILPRQTGRFCTCAVAVLP; encoded by the coding sequence ATGTCTTGTTCAATTGGGATTGGCTGCTCCTCTCGCGCGGTCGCTTCGGATGTGATTGAGCTTATTCAGCGATGTGTGAGTGAAATAGCTCCCGATAGCGTGGTTGCAACGCTGGATCGGTGTTCAAGCATCGCAGAGGCCGTTGCAGCAGTTCTCGGGCTGCGACTTGTGCTGTTTCCGGCAAGCGTTCTTTCGCATGTTCGTGGAATCCAAAGTCATTCGCTCCTGGCAGCATCAACAGTGGGGACCGCCAATGTTGCAGAAGCAGCGGCGTTGGCTTCACTCGGGCCTGCGGCGCGTCTTATTTTGCCTCGCCAAACGGGACGTTTCTGCACTTGTGCAGTAGCGGTGCTGCCATGA